CTATTATCTACCCACTCCATGGAAAGGAAAGCTGGGACTCGAGAGAGGAACACCTCATTTGACCTCTGACCTTCCTCACCCCATGTGACCTGGCTGCACTGGGCCAGGCTTCTGTTGAGCACTCCTTTCTGTGTGGTGGCGATGCCAGGCTCTTCCTGCCTTGTTCTCTCAGCCCTTGTTTGCCCAGCGCCACCCTTCCTTCTCCTGGGCCCCTTATCTTGCTTCCACCTGCTGCACCTGATACCTGCCCGGCCGGCCCTGCTTTCACTTCTCCAAGCCCTAGCCCGAGTGGCCGGGAGCCTTACAGGCTGATTTTCTCTGCaaacttctcttttccctttcagtCTTTGGGCATTGTCCCCTGGGCTTCCAcctgccccttcccctgtggACCACCCCATGCCCATCAGCCCCTGCAAAAGCCCTGCCGCAGGAGGCAGCTGGATTAGCAGTCAGTGTATCTGAGTGGTCCTCCTGGTTCTGCTAGGTGGCGTTGACCTGGGCCAAGTCATCCGGCCTTCCTAGGCCTCACTTGCTCCATCTGTAAGAATGTAGGGATGGGGCAGGTGTTGGCTGAGATGAgagcttttctgttgttttagggTTACCAATGTTTTCTGAAAGTAGTCAGTTGTTAAAGAAAACAGTGTCTTGTCATACCAGGGATGCCCACGATGTTCTGTGAGTTTTTGAATCTCCAGGGGAccccaggaggagagggggcaggtgCAGCCCCTACAACAGTGCGACATGTGGGGCGAGGGAAAAGCCAGCTGGAGCCTATCGCTTCAGCAGCTGCGAAGACAACAGGAAACAGGGCCGCCCACATCTGTACTTAGAGCAGCCACTGCACCACTGTTGGGAAAGGACTTGGGTCCCCAGAGTCCTGACCCACATCCTGCAGCAGCCTGGCTGTCCTGGAGAAAAACAGCTCCCGAGAAGACCCAGAAAGTCACTGGTGTTTCGTGGGGTTACACCCTAGTAGATGACTTACTTGGGGGCCAGGTCCCTCCAAGGACTGAGAACAGACCCCTAGCCTGTCCCCCACCAGCATcccacctgccctctgccctttctGCTCTGGCATCTGCCacggctgcccccaccccatctgcACCCCCTGAAGCTTATGCACAGCTGTATGTGCAACACATTTTTCGGAAGAGGAGGCCAAAGCTTCTGTCAGCTTCTCAAAGGGGTCTGTGACCCAGAAGTAGTTGCACAGCCCAAGGTCTGCCCCATATCTGTTCTGTCCAGCAGCTGTCCCGACATCTTCCCTAATAGCCATCTGTCCCtaccccagcctccctctcctgaGGGTGCAGATGGATGGAAAACAGACTGTAGTCAGACCCTCTTCTAACTTTCCAAGTGGCCTGGGGCAAGTCATTTATCATCTCtgtgggcctgtttcctcatgtgtaaaatgaagataaataaccCCTGCCTTATAGCCTCTGGGTTGGCCTGAGGTCCATTTGTGCAAGGTAGAGTTGGTAACAATAACTAACATGGACAGAGTGCGTGTTGCCAGGTGGCCCTTACTTCGTCATCCTCCTGGACCATAACAACCATCCTGGGAGGCAGACACTATTATCATCCCCTTCTAGAAGAGGATGCTGTGATGAAGAGCATTAAATggcttgaccaaggtcacacaagtagaggtggaggagctgggatttgaacccagacaacTTTGATCCCGAGCTGGGAGCTCTGTACAATGCTTTTCAGCTTCTAagccagtgcctgacacagacaGCCCTGAGATTAGATCCTGCTCTTGCCATTTATTGTGCATCCCTAGACAAGCCACTGACCTTCTCTaaccctcagcttcctcatctgaaaaatggggatgattGTAGCCCCTGCAGCATAGCGTTGGTATGAAGCGAGAATGGGATAATACATATTAAACACCCAGCACAAAGTGAGCGCTCGACAAAAGATTGCTGTGGAAGCCAGGGCTGCTAGGGCACACGGCAGCCATGAAGAGAGGCTCATGGGTATCTATCCTCTTTGCCAGGGGACTCATTGGTGCCCCCCGAGGTGGACTTTGATAGGCTGCTGGCCAGCCTGAAGGATCTCAGTGAGCTGGTAGACAGTGACATGCAGGTGACACCAGTGCCCGGTGGAGTGCAGTTCCATGTCCTTGAGCCCATCCCACTGAAGCTCTACCGGAATGGCATCATGATGTTCGATGGGCCCTTCCGGCCCTTCTGTGATCCCTCCACACAGGTAGGAGTAGGGGGCAGGGAAGACAGGCCTGTACACACTCAGGCCACTCTGCTGCCCCACCCCTTCTCACCATTAGTTGGAGATGGTGGGTCCCAGGTCACTCTCAGCCCAGCTTACTCCACGGGCACCCAGGCTCATGTGCAACTTGCAGAAGCACCCCCACCCAAGTCCTGGGGCTCTGAATATTTCCAGAGTGTGCCAGGGCCCAGGGCGTGCCATCCAGACAGGAAGCAAGGTGGGGGGCACTGCACAGGTCCAGCCAGGcctcaccctccctctccccctgcagCGCTGCCTCCGAGATATATTGGATGGCTTCTTCCCCTCAGAGCTCCAGCGGCTGTACCCTGATGGGGTCCCTTTTCAGGTGACGGGCTGCTCCTCAAACCACCTACTCTGTGTGGGGATTTTGGAGGGGGGTGGGCATAAACAGCTTCCTCAGGCTTCATTCAGTCTGAGGCGGGAAGCCACTGTCTCATTTCAGGGGACCCCAGTCTGATGACTTGTGGGAGGAGGGTGAGCCTGAAGCCAGGCCGAGAAGGGAGGGGGGAGACTGCATGGCCACAGTTGCCACATCAGCAGGCGAGACGGCCTGTGGCTGAGCAGCAGGCAGCGCCCCCTGCTGGTACTCTCAAGGCACAGCCTTCAGCTGTGTGTGACCACTGCCCCTCCTTCCCAGCATTCAGGAAACCTTGACAGCCTGGGGTCCCTGAGGAGTCTATGCAAAAGTGGCCCGGCTTCCCCCAGAGGCTCCTGAAGCCATCTGGTTGAAGTGGAGGGTAGTGCTATGGGGGGAAAATGTTGGGACTAAGGGACATGAGATGGAGCTGGTCCCCTgctgtggggggtgggaggtgagatGAGGATGCTGTGATGGGCATTCATGAGGCAGTGTCCCCGAGGGTGGCATTAGTTCCCCAGTGAAGGCATGTGAGGAAGTGTGTGCCACCACGTCTTGGAAAATAGCATGAGTCATGACTGGAGGTGTGTGAGGCAGTCCATGCCAAGACAAGCTTTGCCCTCTCCTAAcacccccatccctcccctcccagtcGGCTCCTGAGAGGGGCTCCTGAGGAGGATGTTAATAGTGTGGCTTCAGCTGGCATGATGAGGGGTGCCTGCAGGAAGAGCAGGGCCCAGGTGGGCAATAGCAGCATGAACCGTagctcctctgctctctcccagggcctcagtttcctcacctgtaaaatggagattgcACCAGACCGTCCCTTGGGCCTATTCCTGGGGCCTCTGTTTGGGCAAGGTGGGTGGGGTGCAGCCCAGGGCTGAAGAGCTGGGCCCGCCgctgtctcccttccttcttgcCAGGTGAGTGACCTGCGCAATCAGGTCTACCCAGAGAATGGGCTGGACCCGTTCCCAGGTGAGGGCCGCGTGGTGGGCCGGCAGAGGATTCGCAAGCCCTTGGACAGGATGGAGCACCCAGGTGAGCTCATCCTTGAGGCTGAGCTAGGTGGTGGGGGTGCTGTGCAAGACAAGCTCCAGGTGGCCTCCTCCACCATCACTAACAGTCCTTCCCCAGGCCAAGGCTTCCAGTGCCCTCCCTATAGGCTCCAAGATGACTGCCGAGAAGTTTCTGAAGAAACTCCCCAAGTTTGTGATCCGGCAAGGCGAGGTGATTGATATCCGGGGCCCCATCCGGGACACCCTGCAGGTGAGGCCAGCCCTAGCTATCCCAGCCTTCTTAGGGGGCTTTACCATCAACCCTGGCCCAGCCTACCAGTGCAGTGGCTCAGGCTTGGGGGCCCCTGAGGAGAGCCTAGACGGAGAGATGAGTCCCTCAGAGctgttccactgcttcccagaaaCTGGAGCTGGTGAGGGCTCTGGGCTGGGACCCAGAGAGCAGCTGGGTTGGCAGGGGTGTGGCTGGAAGAAGGGGAAAGTCAGAGTCTAGGCTGGGGGTTAGCCCAAGTCCCAGGCCACCCCTCAAGGTCCAGACCCAAATATCCAGTTCAGTCCTGGATACCCCTTTCTGGCCCTCCCAGAACTCTTCAacctctctcctcactccccgTCCTGCTGCTACTCCCTCTGAAAAGTACCAGACCTCAGTTTCCCAGGACTGCACATTTCACCCCATACTGCCAAATGCTGTCTGACCTGTTGATCCCCAGAACTTTTCCTGACTCTatcccttctctccattcccactgcccaCCGCCTTAGCCTAGGCTCCAGAGCATCTCTCCCAGACAAACGCAAGGGCCCCTCACTGGCCTCCTGCCCCACCAGCCATCCTCCTCCAGCAGCCTCTGTgctcttttgaaaatgtaaattgcaTCTTGGCCCTTCCCTGTTGAAACCCTCCAGTGGATCTTGGGTGAGGCCAAGCTCTTATCTCAGCACCCAAGGCCATCTGTTGCTGGTCCTCTTCCCACCTCtgacctttttttcccccactccaACCTGATTCCTAGCTTCAGCCACTGGAACTGCTGACATTTCCCCAAATGTATCACCTCCTCTTGGAAGCCCTCACTGACCTGGGGATCTTTGCCCATGCTCTCTGGACTATCCCCCCCAATTCCATTTCTAAGGACTTCTCACTTCTTAGTCATAGCTCAGGTGTCATTTCCCCAGGGAACCCTTCCCAGACTCATACTGGGTTAGGCGTCCAGCCTGGTCATGTCTGTGTGGGgttctgtctcccccactagactgaGGAACCTCAAGGCTTCTGGGGGGGAATAGTGCGGCCACCTCCCAAAGCTtcccttccatttcctctccttggACCCCAGTTTACACAGAACATCCCCTCCCCGTTTGGCTCATTGGTTTCATCCATCCCGGACCAGGGATAAGTCCCCTCTAAGGGTTGAGGGGAAGGGTGTGACTCAGGCAGGACCCAGAGCTCTGTCTACTCTCCATCAACGGCTTCCAGAATTGCTGCCCCTTGCCTGCCCGGATCCAGGAGATCGTAGTGGAGACACCTGCCTTGGCTGCTGAGCGTGAGAGGTGAGGGCAGAATGGAGAGGCGAGGACCTTGGGGGTTGGGCtttgggggagggtgggcactGACAGCCTCTGGGCCGGCAGGAGCCAAGAGTCACCCGACTCACCAGCGCCTCTGCTCTCCATGCTGCGCATCAAGTCTGAGAATGGCGAGCAGGCTTTCCTCCTAATGATGCGGCCCGAGGACACTGTCGGCGATGTGCGCACCCTGCTTGCACAGGCCAGGTGGGCATGGGGTGGGCTGGTGGCTGCAGGGGTCTCTGGCCCCGTGACCCAGCCTGATCCATTCTTCCGGGTCCCCAGGGCCGTGGACGCCACCACCTTCGAGATCTTCAGTACGTTCCCACCTACAGTCTACCACGACGACACGCTCACACTGCAGGCTGCAGGCCTGGTACCCAACGCAGCACTGCTGCTGCGGGCGCCCCGGGCCCCACCGCCTGCCCCCGGCCCCTGCTCCAAATAAAGCACCTGCCCCCGGCCCCTGCTCCAAATAAAGCGCCTGCCCCAACATGGACACAGACACCGGCTGCTCCCTGAGTCTCTCTTGGCAGGGCAGCCCAGCTGGGCCGGGGGAGTGGGCAGTGCCGACCCACCCCTCCGTAACTTGATCCCCAGCTGGCTGGCCTGACTCTGGATCTTTGTCCTCTAgattcctccttttccccagAAGGGCTAAGCCGATCCAGTGGAGGGAAGGTGATCCAGTGGAGGGAAGTGAATCCAGTGGAGGGAAGGTGGGCCCCACCTCAGCCTCAGCTGGGGTAGCAGAGCCTCATGAGTGCAACTGTGCAGCCAGCAGATCCCTGTGTGCAGATATGCACAGAACCACAAGCACATGGGGACACTTCCTCAATGCTATGCACAAAGCCACTGTCCCCACTGTCCCCAAACTGGAAGAACTACAGCTGTGTACCCACTCCCATGACACACCCACACTTAACCAATCTGCTGGAACATAGGCAGACAGCCACATTACTACAGGCATGCAAATGTGCAGTACACACCAAGGCATAGGCGTGGCATGGACACCATCACATGCATGTGAACTGGAGAGGGACTCACCCACACTGTCACCAGAAACCACTGGTCCACACAGGTATGCATGTGCCAGCCATATATCCATACACATGCACTATCACACACACATGCGCCACGCAGAACAGCTTGACCCACCTGCCCACAGGAGCACGGCCTCAGCACAGTCACAACTATCGGCCTTGCTCAAAGCAGGGACTCAAGATGCCCAGACCACACCAAACAGACACGGTGCTAATGGAATGGGACATTTAATTGTCTCTAGGGTGGTCCCAGGTTGGGGATTGCGGGGCCTTTGGCAGAGCCCTGGCTAATGGAAccaacataggtgcccatcagCCAGTGTCAGGCAGGGtggcagccccagggcctggctgaggACAGCCAGCACTTGGGCTGTTGCTTAAGACAATTTCTGAGACTAGTGGGTAAGGAATGTGGCCTTTGAATGGGGAGAGGGGGCaacaggggaggagaaggggcttGGGTTAGGGGAGGGGCTCCAAGGCCAGAAGGTTAGGAATAACAGGGAATTGGTCACAGGGTCCTTCGTGGCTGGGCGGGTGATGCCTGGGGGGAATGTGGTGATGGAGTCGAGGGGGCCAGCTTGGCTTAGGCCAGTTTCAGGAACTCCTGCAGGGTGTTTTGCTCCACAGCCTCCACGAAGAGCTCATagtcctgggggagggaggcaagaggtGGTCACCTGAGTGCTGGTGCTTTGTCTCAGGTGTGACTCTGGCTGGGGTCCTCCTAcaacactcccccacccccaacccctgggcCCATACCCCACAGTACTGGTCCCCGTTGACAATCTGGGGTGGGGTGGCCTTAGGGTTGCCTGCCAAGGCTCGCATCTCATCCCGCAGGGCGTTGTCCTGAGAGATGTCCACTAGCTGGTACTGGATGCGCTTCCCATCCAGGATGCGTGTCACCTCGCTCTGCTGGGACTTGatctgggggcagagggcaggcaggggtTAGCAAGCATGCTGGAGGACTTATGGGGGGAACcctaggcagagagaaaagggctGTGGCCAGGAGCTTTTGTCCCTTGTCCCCCTCCACACCCTGGGGGAGGTTCTGGCCACTAGGAGTTGGGAGGATGAGTCAGGCTTTCGGTGGTGCAGGATGAGAGTGGGACCACCAACCATGGGGGAGAGGAGTCAGAATGAAGGGAAGTGGGATAAAGTTCAGCATGGGGAGAGCCAGGAGCTCAGCGAAGGAAAAGCAGGGCAGGCCTGGGTGGAGGCTGGTAGGGGGCCACCCCCGCCCCAGGTTCAGTACACACACGGTGGAGGAGAGACAGGCCGTGGTCAGGGTCAGCTGGTAGTGGGGGTGCAGAGAATGGATGTCCGGGTGACGGAGGATGGGCGTGGGCATCCCGTGGGCGCGCTGATGCTGCTGAGGACCCAGGATGCCCAGTGAAGGGGTTCAGGATGGGGATGTGAAGCCCACCCTTGGACCCCACCCAAGAGGCCGTGCCCACCTCGTCGCCCCCCTCGCCCCGCCCTCGCCCTCGCCCTCGCCCTGGGGGCGGGTCCCGGGCAACGGGTCCGGAGCACCGGGACTCGGCTGCCCGCGCTCTCCGGCAGCGCGGGCCCCGGGCGCGCACTCACTTCGCGGGAGCCGGTGACCGACGTGCTGTAGACGCGCAGGCCGCTCATGCTGCGGGTGGACAGACGGGCCGATAGGCGGACGGGAGGCGGGAGCGGCAGCTGTACGGCCTGGAGACGACGCCGCCGCGCTCGGGAGCGGTTTCCTTCCTGCTCAGCCCGCGAGTCACTGCTCTCGGGACCAATGGGCGGCGCGGGCAGGCGCGCGGCCGGGGCGTGGCTTGAGCGACCCCGCCCAGCGCGCCACCGACCCCCTCCCGCTCAGGGGCCGGACGGGCCCAGGACCCCAGTCCCTCGCAGTACCTCCCCCTTCGGCCCTCCCCCGATCTGGGGCTCACACTTTGAGGCTGCCGAGAGACCCCGTGGCGGGAAAGGCCGGGAGGGCAGGGGCGAAGGTTTGGCAAAAGCCTGCTCCTCAGCCTCGCCCGGGTTTGCTGCACTCCACTACCCACCTCGGAGCCACGAGAGCACGTAGCACAGCTTGGCTTTGAAGGCTTATGCTGTTTCCAAACCTGAAGTTCCCAAGCTAGCGAACCTCGCTCCACGGaacccctccccacaccctcgGGGGACACCCACACATGGCTAACTCCACAGGACAGGAGGCACACCAAAACAGGAACAGCCCCGCTTAAGAGATTTTCCCCACACTTCCTCTCCACTCAAATAGGCAGGTTTAGACAAGAAAGAGTGGTGGCTGAAGACAGGGCCACACCCTCAAGGAGCCAGATGGAGGCAAGGTTAAGAGGCTACTAGCTCTGCAAAGGGTGGGTGCAGAGGTTGGTGTCAGGACTCCTGGGAGCCTGGGCCCTTGCTAAAGATCCACAGCAGCTGGTCTTGGAGTGGCCCCAGCTCAGTTCCAACTCCCTGATGCAGATGGCACTTCAAAACTGCTCCTACTCCCAGCAAAAACTCAGGGGGGTTGGAGGGAGCAGACTCCAGCAACCAGCTCAGCTTTAGAGACTCAGCTCTCTGTCTTGGGTTGGATATGACACCCCTCGGAAGTCCCCCCAGGTCCAGGGCTCAGAGAGTAGTCCAGGAAGACAGCCCTAGCTCCCTGGGGCAAACAGTGCCCTGCAGTGCTTGGGGAAGCCACTTCTTCACAGCAATCCAGAGGCAGCAGACTTCCTCTCTCAGAGGATTACTGAAACTCCTTCCAATGACAAACTTGCTCTATGACTCAGGGCAGTTTCGCCCAATAGACAGCGGTGTGGGAAGAGATCTTATTTGTCCTCATAGAATGAGAGGGGAGCGGAAGTGGTAGAGATGTAGACGTGAGGCTGGACCTGCGAAAGGTCCCTTCTTGCAGCTCTCTGGGGAACTTGGCTAAACACCCAGGGTTTTGGCTCCAACAAGCCAAAATGAGGGGTGGAGTaggggatggtggtgatggaaagcaatggaaaactaaggagtctgttaaatgttttattttgtaatcaaAATAGGCAATACAAACCAGTTGACATAACAAAGATTCATATAAATAACTGCTTATAAACTTTATGAGGAAAAATACCCGTGAGCATGGTGGCTGGGCTCCCAACTCGGGTGGAGACCAACCAGGCAGCTCTGCTTTTAGGAGGCAGGagcccagaggctgaggggatGGCTGGGTGGGGCTGTTCTGAATGGAAGGAATAAGTCACtccataaataaaacacaaactttaaaaacacttaaTAAGGAGTCTCATTCAGGCCTAGGAGTGAGGTCCAGGATGCTGCCCTGATAGCCCTAAGCTTAGCAAGAATCGAGTAGTGGCTGACTCTGGGCTTCCCCATCCCCACACAGCCCAGCTTGGCCTGGTTCCAGATCCAGAGGAGGCCTGCAGTCACCCCAACAACCAGATACAAACAATTGTGAGATGCTCCCCAATCGAGGAGGCAAGAGAAACCAGAAAGCAGAGGGTCCACAGGCCCGAAGAAACAAACAACGCCCTCCTCCACTGAAAACACTAAAAGCTGTTGTACCTTAAAGCCAGCCCGTACTGGGTACTCTGAACTCTCAAAGAGCCCAGAGCAGGAAAGGGAAAGGACCTCCATCTCCAAACA
This genomic interval from Equus quagga isolate Etosha38 chromosome 5, UCLA_HA_Equagga_1.0, whole genome shotgun sequence contains the following:
- the UBXN11 gene encoding UBX domain-containing protein 11 isoform X7, yielding MSSPLASLGKTRRVPLQSEPVSPGRRAVKIYGDVPVSHDPEKMATVMKQLRDLEQQVKAQTNEMLSKDRKIRALEELLQNFQENQGEATLQRQEELETMCTRLQRQVGEMERFLGDYGLQWVGEHVDQEDSEDKIGSKDGEEDWMTAKKFWKPGDSLVPPEVDFDRLLASLKDLSELVDSDMQVTPVPGGVQFHVLEPIPLKLYRNGIMMFDGPFRPFCDPSTQRCLRDILDGFFPSELQRLYPDGVPFQVSDLRNQVYPENGLDPFPGEGRVVGRQRIRKPLDRMEHPGSKMTAEKFLKKLPKFVIRQGEVIDIRGPIRDTLQNCCPLPARIQEIVVETPALAAERERSQESPDSPAPLLSMLRIKSENGEQAFLLMMRPEDTVGDVRTLLAQARAVDATTFEIFSTFPPTVYHDDTLTLQAAGLVPNAALLLRAPRAPPPAPGPCSK
- the UBXN11 gene encoding UBX domain-containing protein 11 isoform X8: MATVMKQLRDLEQQVKAQTNEMLSKDRKIRALEELLQNFQENQGEATLQRQEELETMCTRLQRQVGEMERFLGDYGLQWVGEHVDQEDSEDKIGSKDGEEDWMTAKKFWKPGDSLVPPEVDFDRLLASLKDLSELVDSDMQVTPVPGGVQFHVLEPIPLKLYRNGIMMFDGPFRPFCDPSTQRCLRDILDGFFPSELQRLYPDGVPFQVSDLRNQVYPENGLDPFPGEGRVVGRQRIRKPLDRMEHPVLPQAKASSALPIGSKMTAEKFLKKLPKFVIRQGEVIDIRGPIRDTLQNCCPLPARIQEIVVETPALAAERERSQESPDSPAPLLSMLRIKSENGEQAFLLMMRPEDTVGDVRTLLAQARAVDATTFEIFSTFPPTVYHDDTLTLQAAGLVPNAALLLRAPRAPPPAPGPCSK
- the UBXN11 gene encoding UBX domain-containing protein 11 isoform X3; the encoded protein is MSSPLASLGKTRRVPLQSEPVSPGRRAVKIYGDEDEVDMLNDGHGSEETISVPSCYGRIGAPVSRQVPVSHDPEKMATVMKQLRDLEQQVKAQTNEMLSKDRKIRALEELLQNFQENQGEATLQRQEELETMCTRLQRQVGEMERFLGDYGLQWVGEHVDQEDSEDKIGSKDGEEDWMTAKKFWKPGDSLVPPEVDFDRLLASLKDLSELVDSDMQVTPVPGGVQFHVLEPIPLKLYRNGIMMFDGPFRPFCDPSTQRCLRDILDGFFPSELQRLYPDGVPFQVSDLRNQVYPENGLDPFPGEGRVVGRQRIRKPLDRMEHPGSKMTAEKFLKKLPKFVIRQGEVIDIRGPIRDTLQNCCPLPARIQEIVVETPALAAERERSQESPDSPAPLLSMLRIKSENGEQAFLLMMRPEDTVGDVRTLLAQARAVDATTFEIFSTFPPTVYHDDTLTLQAAGLVPNAALLLRAPRAPPPAPGPCSK
- the UBXN11 gene encoding UBX domain-containing protein 11 isoform X10, with the translated sequence MGRFQLAECMGEGRWKHSLSCPGGSDRGLKEDGGRGDGAEWMDSNRFGGGAHRPRFLGDYGLQWVGEHVDQEDSEDKIGSKDGEEDWMTAKKFWKPGDSLVPPEVDFDRLLASLKDLSELVDSDMQVTPVPGGVQFHVLEPIPLKLYRNGIMMFDGPFRPFCDPSTQRCLRDILDGFFPSELQRLYPDGVPFQVSDLRNQVYPENGLDPFPGEGRVVGRQRIRKPLDRMEHPVLPQAKASSALPIGSKMTAEKFLKKLPKFVIRQGEVIDIRGPIRDTLQNCCPLPARIQEIVVETPALAAERERSQESPDSPAPLLSMLRIKSENGEQAFLLMMRPEDTVGDVRTLLAQARAVDATTFEIFSTFPPTVYHDDTLTLQAAGLVPNAALLLRAPRAPPPAPGPCSK
- the UBXN11 gene encoding UBX domain-containing protein 11 isoform X4, whose product is MSSPLASLGKTRRVPLQSEPVSPGRRAVKIYGDVPVSHDPEKMATVMKQLRDLEQQVKAQTNEMLSKDRKIRALEELLQNFQENQGEATLQRQEELETMCTRLQRQVGEMERFLGDYGLQWVGEHVDQEDSEDKIGSKDGEEDWMTAKKFWKPGDSLVPPEVDFDRLLASLKDLSELVDSDMQVTPVPGGVQFHVLEPIPLKLYRNGIMMFDGPFRPFCDPSTQRCLRDILDGFFPSELQRLYPDGVPFQVSDLRNQVYPENGLDPFPGEGRVVGRQRIRKPLDRMEHPVLPQAKASSALPIGSKMTAEKFLKKLPKFVIRQGEVIDIRGPIRDTLQNCCPLPARIQEIVVETPALAAERERSQESPDSPAPLLSMLRIKSENGEQAFLLMMRPEDTVGDVRTLLAQARAVDATTFEIFSTFPPTVYHDDTLTLQAAGLVPNAALLLRAPRAPPPAPGPCSK
- the UBXN11 gene encoding UBX domain-containing protein 11 isoform X2, with protein sequence MSSPLASLGKTRRVPLQSEPVSPGRRAVKIYGDEDEVDMLNDGHGSEETISVPSCYGRIGAPVSRQVPVSHDPEKMATVMKQLRDLEQQDRKIRALEELLQNFQENQGEATLQRQEELETMCTRLQRQVGEMERFLGDYGLQWVGEHVDQEDSEDKIGSKDGEEDWMTAKKFWKPGDSLVPPEVDFDRLLASLKDLSELVDSDMQVTPVPGGVQFHVLEPIPLKLYRNGIMMFDGPFRPFCDPSTQRCLRDILDGFFPSELQRLYPDGVPFQVSDLRNQVYPENGLDPFPGEGRVVGRQRIRKPLDRMEHPVLPQAKASSALPIGSKMTAEKFLKKLPKFVIRQGEVIDIRGPIRDTLQNCCPLPARIQEIVVETPALAAERERSQESPDSPAPLLSMLRIKSENGEQAFLLMMRPEDTVGDVRTLLAQARAVDATTFEIFSTFPPTVYHDDTLTLQAAGLVPNAALLLRAPRAPPPAPGPCSK
- the UBXN11 gene encoding UBX domain-containing protein 11 isoform X6, with the protein product MSSPLASLGKTRRVPLQSEPVSPGRRAVKIYGDVPVSHDPEKMATVMKQLRDLEQQDRKIRALEELLQNFQENQGEATLQRQEELETMCTRLQRQVGEMERFLGDYGLQWVGEHVDQEDSEDKIGSKDGEEDWMTAKKFWKPGDSLVPPEVDFDRLLASLKDLSELVDSDMQVTPVPGGVQFHVLEPIPLKLYRNGIMMFDGPFRPFCDPSTQRCLRDILDGFFPSELQRLYPDGVPFQVSDLRNQVYPENGLDPFPGEGRVVGRQRIRKPLDRMEHPVLPQAKASSALPIGSKMTAEKFLKKLPKFVIRQGEVIDIRGPIRDTLQNCCPLPARIQEIVVETPALAAERERSQESPDSPAPLLSMLRIKSENGEQAFLLMMRPEDTVGDVRTLLAQARAVDATTFEIFSTFPPTVYHDDTLTLQAAGLVPNAALLLRAPRAPPPAPGPCSK
- the UBXN11 gene encoding UBX domain-containing protein 11 isoform X5, giving the protein MLNDGHGSEETISVPSCYGRIGAPVSRQVPVSHDPEKMATVMKQLRDLEQQVKAQTNEMLSKDRKIRALEELLQNFQENQGEATLQRQEELETMCTRLQRQVGEMERFLGDYGLQWVGEHVDQEDSEDKIGSKDGEEDWMTAKKFWKPGDSLVPPEVDFDRLLASLKDLSELVDSDMQVTPVPGGVQFHVLEPIPLKLYRNGIMMFDGPFRPFCDPSTQRCLRDILDGFFPSELQRLYPDGVPFQVSDLRNQVYPENGLDPFPGEGRVVGRQRIRKPLDRMEHPVLPQAKASSALPIGSKMTAEKFLKKLPKFVIRQGEVIDIRGPIRDTLQNCCPLPARIQEIVVETPALAAERERSQESPDSPAPLLSMLRIKSENGEQAFLLMMRPEDTVGDVRTLLAQARAVDATTFEIFSTFPPTVYHDDTLTLQAAGLVPNAALLLRAPRAPPPAPGPCSK
- the UBXN11 gene encoding UBX domain-containing protein 11 isoform X9, translated to MATVMKQLRDLEQQDRKIRALEELLQNFQENQGEATLQRQEELETMCTRLQRQVGEMERFLGDYGLQWVGEHVDQEDSEDKIGSKDGEEDWMTAKKFWKPGDSLVPPEVDFDRLLASLKDLSELVDSDMQVTPVPGGVQFHVLEPIPLKLYRNGIMMFDGPFRPFCDPSTQRCLRDILDGFFPSELQRLYPDGVPFQVSDLRNQVYPENGLDPFPGEGRVVGRQRIRKPLDRMEHPVLPQAKASSALPIGSKMTAEKFLKKLPKFVIRQGEVIDIRGPIRDTLQNCCPLPARIQEIVVETPALAAERERSQESPDSPAPLLSMLRIKSENGEQAFLLMMRPEDTVGDVRTLLAQARAVDATTFEIFSTFPPTVYHDDTLTLQAAGLVPNAALLLRAPRAPPPAPGPCSK
- the UBXN11 gene encoding UBX domain-containing protein 11 isoform X1 — encoded protein: MSSPLASLGKTRRVPLQSEPVSPGRRAVKIYGDEDEVDMLNDGHGSEETISVPSCYGRIGAPVSRQVPVSHDPEKMATVMKQLRDLEQQVKAQTNEMLSKDRKIRALEELLQNFQENQGEATLQRQEELETMCTRLQRQVGEMERFLGDYGLQWVGEHVDQEDSEDKIGSKDGEEDWMTAKKFWKPGDSLVPPEVDFDRLLASLKDLSELVDSDMQVTPVPGGVQFHVLEPIPLKLYRNGIMMFDGPFRPFCDPSTQRCLRDILDGFFPSELQRLYPDGVPFQVSDLRNQVYPENGLDPFPGEGRVVGRQRIRKPLDRMEHPVLPQAKASSALPIGSKMTAEKFLKKLPKFVIRQGEVIDIRGPIRDTLQNCCPLPARIQEIVVETPALAAERERSQESPDSPAPLLSMLRIKSENGEQAFLLMMRPEDTVGDVRTLLAQARAVDATTFEIFSTFPPTVYHDDTLTLQAAGLVPNAALLLRAPRAPPPAPGPCSK
- the SH3BGRL3 gene encoding SH3 domain-binding glutamic acid-rich-like protein 3 encodes the protein MSGLRVYSTSVTGSREIKSQQSEVTRILDGKRIQYQLVDISQDNALRDEMRALAGNPKATPPQIVNGDQYCGDYELFVEAVEQNTLQEFLKLA